A stretch of Miscanthus floridulus cultivar M001 chromosome 13, ASM1932011v1, whole genome shotgun sequence DNA encodes these proteins:
- the LOC136501014 gene encoding cytokinin dehydrogenase 11-like: MNESTERLILLCLFLEKREGWTSACPLVINPPATQTSTSAVTSQYTASCSASPLQSPAWPRPRVGGCFHLLHTAPCHPAKMMLAYMDRATAAAEPEDAGELSPATMAAAGRVAAIDFGGLVRAVPAAVVRPASADDVASAIRAAALTPHLTVAARGNGHSVAGQAMAEGGLVLDMRSLAATSSSSRRGGAQTMMQLVQCPSEGGGGHCCFADVPGGALWEEVLHWGVDNHGLAPASWTDYLRLTVGGTLSNGGVSGQSFRYGPQVSNVAELEVVTGDGECRVCSPASHPDLFFAVLGGLGQFGVITRARIPLHKAPKAVRWTRVVYASFADYTADAEWLVTRPPDAAFDYVEGFAFVNSDDPVNGWPSVPIPGGARFDASLLPAGAGPVLYCLEVALYQYAHRPEPDDDEDQGAASVSRRMMAPLKYVRGLEFAAVVGYVDFLSRVNRVEEEARRNGSWDAPHPWLNLFVSARDIADFDRAVIKGMLADGIDGPMLVYPMLKSKWDPNTSVALPEKGEIFYLVALLRFCRPGGPAVDELVAQNGAILSACRANGYDYKAYFPSYRGGEWSRHFGAGRWRRFVDRKARYDPLAILAPGQKIFPRAPAGRPSPCSLV; encoded by the exons aTGAACGAGTCAACAGAGCGTTTGATTTTGCTTTGTTTGTTTTTGGAGAAACGTGAGGGATGGACGTCCGCGTGTCCGCTCGTTATAAACCCCCCCGCGACCCAAACTAGCACGAGCGCGGTGACATCACAATACACAGCTAGCTGCTCTGCCTCACCACTTCAGTCCCCGGCTTGGCCGCGCCCGCGCGTCGGGGGTTGTTTTCACTTGCTTCACACAGCTCCTTGCCATCCAGCAAAGATGATGCTCGCGTACATGGACCGCGCGACGGCGGCCGCCGAGCCGGAGGACGCCGGCGAGCTTTCGCCCGCCACCATGGCGGCGGCCGGGCGCGTGGCGGCGATAGACTTCGGCGGGCTCGTCCGCGCCGTGCCTGCGGCCGTGGTCCGCCCGGCGAGCGCAGACGACGTGGCCAGCGCCATCCGCGCGGCGGCGCTGACCCCGCACCTCACCGTGGCCGCCCGCGGGAACGGGCACTCGGTGGCCGGGCAGGCCATGGCCGAGGGCGGGCTGGTCCTCGACATGCGCTCGCTCGCCGCGACGTCGTCGTCCTCCCGGCGCGGCGGCGCGCAGACGATGATGCAGCTGGTCCAGTGCCCGTCCGAAGGCGGCGGCGGGCACTGCTGCTTCGCCGACGTCCCCGGCGGCGCGCTCTGGGAGGAGGTGCTCCACTGGGGCGTCGACAACCACGGGCTCGCCCCGGCGTCCTGGACGGACTACCTCCGCCTCACCGTGGGCGGCACGCTCTCCAACGGCGGCGTGAGCGGGCAGTCCTTCCGCTACGGGCCCCAGGTGTCGAACGTGGCCGAGCTCGAGGTGGTCACCGGCGACGGCGAGTGCCGCGTCTGCTCGCCCGCCTCCCACCCGGACCTCTTCTTCGCCGTGCTCGGCGGGCTCGGCCAGTTCGGCGTCATCACGCGCGCCCGCATCCCCCTCCACAAGGCGCCCAAGGCG GTGCGGTGGACGCGCGTGGTGTACGCGAGCTTCGCGGACTACACGGCGGACGCGGAGTGGCTGGTGACGCGGCCCCCCGACGCGGCGTTCGACTACGTGGAGGGCTTCGCGTTCGTCAACAGCGACGACCCCGTCAACGGGTGGCCGTCCGTGCCCATCCCCGGCGGCGCCCGCTTCGACGCGTCCCTCCTCCCCGCCGGCGCCGGGCCCGTCCTCTACTGCCTTGAGGTGGCCCTGTACCAGTACGCGCACCGGCCCGAacccgacgacgacgaggaccag GGGGCGGCGAGCGTGAGCCGCCGGATGATGGCGCCGCTCAAGTACGTGCGGGGCCTGGAGTTCGCGGCGGTCGTCGGGTACGTGGACTTCCTGTCCCGCGTGAaccgggtggaggaggaggcccgGCGCAACGGCAGCTGGGACGCGCCGCACCCGTGGCTCAACCTCTTCGTCTCCGCGCGCGACATCGCCGACTTCGACCGCGCCGTCATCAAGGGCATGCTCGCCGACGGCATCGACGGGCCCATGCTCGTCTACCCCATGCTCAAgagcaa GTGGGACCCCAACACGTCGGTGGCGCTGCCGGAGAAGGGCGAGATCTTCTACCTGGTGGCGCTGCTGCGCTTCTGCCGGCCCGGCGGCCCGGCGGTGGACGAGCTGGTGGCGCAGAACGGCGCGATCCTCAGCGCCTGCCGCGCCAACGGCTACGACTACAAGGCCTACTTCCCGAGCTACCGCGGCGGGGAGTGGTCGCGCCACTTCGGCGCCGGCAGGTGGAGGCGCTTCGTGGACCGCAAGGCCCGGTACGACCCGCTGGCGATCCTCGCGCCGGGCCAGAAGATCTTCCCCCGGGCCCCGGCTGGGCGTCCGTCGCCGTGTAGTCTAGTCTAG